A genomic stretch from Shewanella woodyi ATCC 51908 includes:
- the cysQ gene encoding 3'(2'),5'-bisphosphate nucleotidase CysQ, whose protein sequence is MKPEDYVEQAIEIAMVAGKKIRDIYLKGTFEKETKSDNTPVTSADIAAHNIITSALQSLTPDIPVLSEEDADIPFSTRQHWDRYWLVDPLDGTGEFIAGSGDFSVIIALVEHNRPIMGIVYVPMTEVCYYAIAGLGAYKRDERSEVRIMSHQLPQSKDPALKLAVSRRQDPKSVLKLFSHSKHCDLIVLGGAALKSCLIAEGKADCYVRIGPTGEWDTGAAQIIVEEAGGQIMDISLQPLTYNERESLENPNFIVVGSPQLEWDQILINE, encoded by the coding sequence ATGAAGCCAGAAGATTATGTAGAGCAGGCCATTGAGATCGCTATGGTTGCGGGGAAGAAGATCCGTGATATCTATCTTAAAGGGACGTTTGAGAAAGAGACCAAGTCAGACAACACACCTGTCACTTCGGCTGATATTGCCGCGCACAATATTATCACCTCAGCACTGCAATCGTTAACTCCGGATATTCCCGTTTTATCTGAGGAAGATGCCGACATCCCTTTTTCGACACGTCAGCACTGGGATCGCTACTGGTTAGTTGATCCCTTAGATGGCACTGGAGAGTTTATCGCTGGCAGTGGAGACTTCTCGGTGATTATCGCGTTAGTTGAACATAATCGCCCTATCATGGGGATTGTTTATGTACCGATGACTGAAGTTTGCTACTACGCGATAGCGGGTTTAGGTGCCTATAAGCGTGACGAGAGATCTGAAGTCCGCATTATGAGTCACCAACTTCCTCAGAGTAAAGATCCCGCTTTAAAGTTGGCCGTGAGCCGCCGTCAGGATCCAAAATCTGTCCTTAAACTGTTTAGCCACTCTAAGCACTGCGATCTTATTGTGCTCGGTGGAGCCGCTCTGAAAAGCTGCCTCATTGCCGAAGGCAAAGCTGATTGTTATGTACGCATCGGCCCGACAGGCGAATGGGACACTGGCGCTGCGCAGATCATCGTAGAAGAGGCTGGCGGTCAGATTATGGATATCAGCTTGCAGCCACTCACCTATAACGAAAGAGAAAGCCTAGAAAATCCTAACTTTATCGTGGTTGGTTCCCCTCAACTGGAGTGGGATCAGATCCTGATTAATGAGTGA
- the nudE gene encoding ADP compounds hydrolase NudE: MNNKKPEILGAEIVAQSRLFKIEQVHLKFSNQVERHYERMKGNNRGAVMVVPVLNRDTLLLGREYAAGTHSYELGFPKGLIDPGEEAHEAANRELQEEIGYGSKKLTHLMELSLAPGYFASKMQIFIAEDLYESQLEGDEPEPIELAPWPIEKWQSLLEREDFSESRSVSALFLALKYLKL, encoded by the coding sequence ATGAATAACAAGAAGCCAGAGATTTTAGGCGCAGAGATTGTTGCCCAGAGTCGTTTGTTTAAAATTGAGCAGGTGCACCTGAAGTTTTCTAATCAGGTTGAGCGCCATTATGAGAGAATGAAGGGCAATAATCGTGGCGCTGTGATGGTCGTCCCTGTGTTGAATCGCGACACTTTATTGCTGGGTCGTGAATATGCCGCTGGTACTCACTCCTACGAGCTAGGTTTCCCCAAAGGTTTGATTGATCCCGGTGAAGAGGCCCATGAGGCTGCTAATCGTGAGCTGCAAGAGGAGATAGGTTACGGTTCTAAAAAGCTAACCCACCTGATGGAACTGAGTCTAGCTCCCGGTTACTTTGCCAGTAAGATGCAGATTTTCATTGCTGAAGATCTCTACGAAAGCCAACTCGAAGGGGATGAGCCAGAGCCTATTGAGCTAGCCCCTTGGCCGATCGAGAAGTGGCAAAGTTTGCTAGAGAGGGAGGATTTTTCTGAATCTCGAAGCGTAAGTGCCTTGTTTTTAGCTTTGAAATACCTAAAACTGTAA